In Tsuneonella dongtanensis, a single window of DNA contains:
- a CDS encoding filamentous hemagglutinin N-terminal domain-containing protein: MTAKHRTLRLKMLATTATAALLAIPSVAHAQLVSSMDLSTAVDSGGNGGQIAIDDSNPTVTDISVLAPVVVAQWTRFNVPVATTVNVTNGSGAPVASLLNRVIGGSLSQIEGTINTTDVNFWLINQDGILFGDSAVVSASSPSMNKVGLFFSTLDVSDADFFDFYNGTDNAGNGAATISFSGATSSFLVASAGVGTQPSFVTDGTLMFVGPRLDLTANFDSKTGKTSFVAATDVSVAFNAGSPVSYTINAGTTVADQLVDGSVKGSSADFVFVSAAGVMNAMLTVDADVATTAAATDRGIYLYTAGATSPSVTVGGALSSTGGIEADVSGDLTISQDASGSYVNLQAVDIATQGLAATAGDLSLEGLSIATGDLDASGNVLAVADPSVALGAVTAGNDVTIQSVGAVSTGAIDAGRRLRIGNIAIPTSVTISGNVSAADVNIRTTGLLDAQDIDADDIDASTGNVALQAGSIDAGNVTATDSISFSAANVGSANFASLISTGGSVITSGGAVPGTITVTGETRGTSVTLVSVNALDVGAVNSTAGFVDLVSLNSTVDAGAVSATGSAARLQADDAVTATSISATGGIDVDSIAGGNLSLGDLNAGTTIALDTVGSVNFGAATAGGAFAIGGSVDPSSITAGGNVSAGSVDFDSTGALNALAITANAGDIDIDTASVSAGALRATDDIFVDAAGAVSLASARADSDSSGAGNLVIGALTAPSTLTVTGASQGVAVDLQASGNVQLGAVTSTAGDVDIDSTTGSVTTASLRSTGGSTFVTARGAVTTSGINADQAIDVDSTMGGALDLGSLRAGTTIALDTAGSVKASLVTAGGALTIGTPMAKVASVELTSNATAGSVDIQTSGALVADIIKATAGDITVMAQTIDTGSLASEAGNVSLMATGTIDTTSIRATGGSIDVDSTMGGALDLGNLAATDAVALDTSGSVTTGTISAGGALTVGTPMAKVASATFNGDVQAASINVQTAGALSGQLIRSSMGDVTLMAASIDATTVTATGGNASLMATGDITTVSIRSTTGFVDVDSTMGGALDLGDVSAATTVALDTSGTVRTGLIAAGGALTVGSLFNRVASAEFTGNISGASVRVDSTGALTAQNVGSTVGDVVLNGEPIDAGEVTSAANLFFATTTSNGTAAFDSLTATGLVSVSGVVPRTITVSGSTTGGSVTLFAFDEISLGNVTSTNGGVTLDTSLFGTAAGTISAANIRTTNENARLIAPGSITTQSITTTNGAIDVDSTMGGALDLGNLDATGNINLDTTGTLEAGTIDTDASLLVGTVRTPTSVLFTGNATANAMTIMSVGEITTQNLTSNDALLVETTNADLTTGVVTVRNLGATLTLNANGATSSVSSTGLVTNGGDITVTAGQDISTGNIATSLMGTPTAGNVSLDAGNDVTTGFASVGGDMTVAAVGDVSLGGGAIVGDLFVGDAMNKVASVTLTADLSVNDLDIQTSGAFLAEDAMMNPTDITATGSVNVMADTIDVGAITADTMALMSAGFIMTGNLTSNAALSVETINADLTTGAVRVLNPNATLTLTAGGATSSATSAGLMTNGGDITVSAGQNISTGNIATSLMGTPTSGNVTLDATNGNVTTGFASVGGNMTVDAAGAVLMNGASIAGALAIGDPMDKVGSVTFTADTTAGSVDVQTSGALVAKTGGGSPRAITSTAGDVNVMAASINTGAISATGGDATLMATGAVTTTSITSTTGAIDVDSTGGGALDLGTLDAATTIALDTTGTVTADGTTAGGALTVGALAPVASATFTGNVSAASVDIDAVGAVLARSGSSTLRTITATAGDIDIDAGSVTGGALAATDDVFVDAGGAVSLASARADSDSSGAGNLVIGATTLPSSLTVTGASQGVAVDLQASGAVQLGTVTSTNGVVDIDSTAGSITTTGISATGGDALLTAAQNVTATGAIASTTGSVDVDAVGGAIAATAVTAKTDVLLTSAGDVTTTGTVTATDGLIDVDSTGGGALVLGQALTGDGAALQAGTTIALDTTGTVTAGGTTAGGALTVGSLAPVASATFTGNVSAASVDIDAVGAVLARSGSSTLRTITATAGDIDIDAGSVTGGALAATDDVFVDAGGAVSLASARADSDSSGAGNLVIGATTLPSSLTVTGASQGVAVDLQASGAVQLGTVTSTNGVVDIDSTAGSITTAGVSATGGDALLTAAQNVTATGAITSTGKTDIDATNGAIAVTSVAAGGNAELTAGTTVVATGPISGRLVDIDAVGNVTLTAASSTAGVVDIDSTGGSISTTGITAFGGDALLTAAQNVVATGAITSTGKTDIDATNGAIAVTSVAAGGNAELTAKTTITATGAISGRLVDIDAGGNVTLTTASSTAGVVDIDSTGGSISTTGVTAVGGGALLTAAQNVTATGAISGSLVDVDAGGNVTLTTASSTAGVVDIDSTGGSIAATGITATGGNALLTASSTITTTGTVRSTGAIDIDSTRGGNLTIGSALTTLATPALEAGTTIAIDTTGAVTAGAIKAGGALTVGSASIPTSVTFTGPVTVNGMTVRTGGTFTSQAAVKVETSATVTARDVVIGAAFAATDVTLRAASSGTVALGSGTATFSLSDAELDRVTAITLTVDAGANAVTVTDVSLTGAAGSSRVNVATTGAITFGGDLTADGANRVIRLGGSAVSGDASATGLASQISGDIKDVTINVGSATLDLRGRDIAFGRSGFLTDVNDRNSQDLAILFVGNAASSLYNATLLSPLDGDRASDPVYLRAGKLSVAYANSALFQNTGANGNGATTNNGVIIGSTGGGGILSLDTTDPTNTFALFGQINNLTGPAAAVAGPSVIIIDNSVQPQFSRVNGCLISSGAGCLNTVIGAVQLSLPRENVNLLSGDGSVLVPFDPLVGTNNEGLFSDAVSDDENLDCPRDEKGVCVERQGGN; the protein is encoded by the coding sequence ATGACCGCCAAGCACCGCACCCTTCGCCTGAAGATGCTCGCGACGACAGCCACGGCAGCATTGCTTGCCATTCCGAGCGTCGCGCATGCGCAGCTCGTCAGTTCGATGGATTTGAGCACCGCGGTCGACAGCGGCGGCAATGGCGGGCAGATCGCGATCGACGATTCCAATCCGACGGTAACCGACATCAGCGTGCTCGCCCCGGTAGTCGTCGCCCAATGGACGCGGTTCAATGTTCCAGTGGCGACGACGGTCAACGTGACCAACGGATCGGGCGCGCCGGTAGCCTCGCTGCTCAACCGCGTGATCGGCGGCAGCCTTTCGCAAATCGAAGGAACGATCAACACGACCGATGTCAATTTCTGGCTGATCAACCAGGATGGCATCCTTTTCGGCGACAGCGCCGTTGTTTCCGCTTCCAGCCCGAGCATGAACAAGGTCGGCCTGTTCTTCTCGACGCTCGACGTGTCGGATGCTGATTTCTTCGATTTCTATAACGGCACCGACAATGCTGGAAACGGCGCTGCGACGATCAGTTTCTCTGGTGCAACTTCATCATTTCTGGTGGCCTCTGCGGGGGTTGGGACGCAACCGAGCTTCGTCACTGACGGCACGCTGATGTTCGTCGGCCCACGGCTCGACCTGACGGCGAACTTCGATTCCAAGACCGGCAAGACGTCCTTCGTGGCGGCGACCGACGTAAGCGTTGCTTTCAATGCCGGCAGCCCGGTGTCCTACACGATCAATGCCGGCACGACCGTTGCCGATCAGTTGGTCGACGGTTCGGTAAAGGGCAGTTCGGCGGACTTCGTGTTCGTGTCGGCGGCAGGCGTCATGAACGCGATGCTCACGGTCGACGCAGACGTGGCGACCACCGCGGCGGCCACCGATCGCGGCATCTACCTCTACACCGCGGGTGCGACGTCCCCGTCGGTAACGGTCGGCGGTGCGCTTTCGTCGACCGGCGGCATCGAGGCCGACGTCAGCGGCGACCTGACGATCAGCCAGGATGCGAGCGGCAGCTATGTAAACCTGCAGGCAGTCGATATCGCGACGCAAGGGCTGGCCGCTACCGCGGGCGACCTGTCGCTCGAAGGCCTCAGCATTGCCACGGGCGATCTCGACGCGAGCGGCAACGTCCTTGCGGTGGCCGATCCGTCGGTCGCGCTCGGGGCTGTCACCGCGGGCAATGACGTGACGATCCAATCGGTTGGTGCGGTTTCGACCGGCGCGATCGATGCCGGCCGCCGCTTGCGCATCGGCAACATCGCCATACCGACGAGCGTGACGATCTCCGGCAACGTCAGCGCAGCCGATGTCAACATCAGAACGACGGGCCTGCTCGACGCACAGGACATTGACGCAGACGATATCGATGCATCGACGGGCAATGTCGCGTTGCAGGCCGGATCGATCGACGCGGGCAACGTCACCGCGACGGACAGCATCTCCTTCAGCGCCGCCAATGTCGGCTCGGCGAACTTCGCCAGCCTCATCTCGACCGGCGGGTCGGTCATCACCTCGGGTGGCGCAGTCCCGGGTACCATCACCGTTACCGGTGAGACGCGCGGTACCAGTGTTACCTTGGTTTCAGTTAACGCGCTCGACGTGGGGGCGGTCAATTCGACCGCAGGCTTCGTCGATCTCGTTTCTCTCAATTCCACGGTAGACGCGGGCGCAGTCAGCGCTACCGGCAGCGCTGCCCGGCTTCAGGCGGACGATGCGGTCACAGCGACGTCCATCTCTGCGACAGGGGGAATCGATGTCGACAGCATCGCTGGCGGCAACCTGTCGCTTGGCGACCTGAATGCGGGCACGACCATCGCGCTCGACACGGTCGGATCGGTGAACTTCGGCGCGGCGACCGCAGGAGGCGCGTTCGCGATCGGCGGTTCGGTCGACCCGAGCAGCATCACAGCGGGCGGCAACGTCTCGGCGGGCAGCGTGGACTTCGATTCCACCGGTGCGCTCAACGCACTGGCGATCACCGCTAACGCGGGCGATATCGACATCGACACGGCCTCGGTCAGTGCCGGTGCGCTTCGCGCCACCGACGACATTTTCGTCGATGCGGCAGGTGCGGTAAGCCTTGCCTCGGCGCGCGCCGACAGCGACTCCAGTGGCGCGGGCAATCTCGTCATCGGTGCCTTGACGGCACCTTCGACGCTGACGGTGACGGGCGCCTCGCAAGGCGTCGCGGTCGATCTGCAGGCCTCTGGTAACGTGCAGCTCGGCGCGGTCACCTCGACCGCGGGCGATGTCGACATCGACAGCACGACCGGCTCGGTCACCACCGCGAGCCTGCGTTCGACGGGCGGCTCCACGTTCGTGACTGCGCGGGGCGCGGTGACGACCTCCGGCATCAACGCGGACCAGGCGATCGACGTCGACAGCACGATGGGCGGCGCACTGGATCTCGGATCGCTGCGCGCCGGAACGACCATCGCCCTCGACACGGCGGGTTCGGTCAAGGCGAGCCTGGTCACCGCCGGCGGAGCGCTCACCATCGGCACGCCGATGGCCAAGGTCGCTTCGGTCGAACTGACGAGCAACGCCACGGCGGGCAGCGTCGACATCCAGACGTCGGGTGCGCTCGTCGCCGACATCATCAAGGCGACTGCCGGCGACATCACCGTGATGGCCCAGACGATCGACACCGGCTCGCTGGCCTCCGAAGCTGGCAACGTTTCGCTGATGGCGACGGGCACGATCGACACGACTTCCATCCGCGCGACCGGAGGGTCGATCGACGTCGACAGCACGATGGGCGGTGCGCTCGATCTCGGCAACCTGGCGGCGACCGACGCCGTTGCGCTCGACACCTCGGGCAGTGTGACCACGGGCACGATCAGTGCGGGCGGCGCCCTGACCGTGGGCACCCCGATGGCCAAGGTCGCTTCGGCAACCTTCAACGGCGACGTCCAGGCCGCGAGCATCAACGTGCAGACAGCGGGCGCATTGAGCGGCCAGCTCATCCGCTCGTCGATGGGCGATGTCACGCTCATGGCCGCATCGATCGACGCGACGACCGTGACCGCGACCGGCGGCAACGCCAGCCTGATGGCGACCGGCGACATCACGACCGTCTCGATCCGGTCGACGACCGGCTTCGTCGACGTAGACAGTACTATGGGCGGTGCGCTCGATCTGGGTGACGTGTCGGCGGCGACCACGGTGGCGCTCGATACGAGCGGAACCGTCCGGACCGGCCTGATCGCGGCCGGCGGCGCATTGACGGTCGGTTCGCTATTCAACAGGGTCGCTTCGGCCGAATTCACCGGCAACATCAGCGGTGCGTCGGTGCGGGTTGATTCCACGGGCGCCCTCACCGCGCAGAACGTCGGTTCGACGGTTGGCGACGTCGTTCTGAATGGCGAGCCCATCGACGCCGGCGAAGTAACCTCGGCGGCGAATCTGTTCTTCGCGACCACCACGAGCAACGGAACGGCCGCGTTCGACAGCCTGACGGCGACCGGACTGGTTTCGGTCAGTGGCGTCGTCCCGCGCACCATTACCGTCAGCGGATCCACGACCGGGGGATCGGTCACGCTGTTCGCCTTCGACGAGATTTCCCTAGGCAACGTCACATCGACGAACGGAGGGGTGACGCTCGACACATCATTGTTTGGTACGGCTGCCGGCACGATCAGCGCGGCCAACATCCGTACGACGAACGAAAATGCGCGCCTCATCGCACCCGGTTCGATCACGACCCAGTCGATCACGACGACAAACGGAGCGATCGACGTCGACAGCACGATGGGCGGCGCGCTCGACCTCGGCAATCTCGACGCGACGGGCAACATCAACCTCGATACGACCGGTACGCTTGAGGCGGGCACGATCGACACGGACGCGTCACTACTCGTCGGCACCGTGCGCACGCCGACTTCTGTGCTCTTCACCGGCAACGCCACAGCCAACGCCATGACCATCATGAGCGTGGGCGAGATCACGACGCAGAACCTCACCAGCAACGACGCGCTCCTGGTCGAGACCACGAATGCGGACCTGACGACCGGTGTCGTCACGGTACGCAACCTCGGCGCCACGCTGACGCTCAACGCCAACGGCGCGACGAGCAGCGTTTCGAGCACCGGTCTCGTCACCAACGGCGGCGACATCACGGTCACCGCCGGGCAGGACATCTCGACCGGCAACATCGCGACTTCGCTGATGGGCACACCGACGGCGGGCAACGTCTCGCTCGATGCGGGCAACGACGTGACCACGGGCTTCGCCTCGGTGGGCGGCGACATGACGGTCGCTGCGGTGGGCGACGTGTCGCTTGGTGGCGGTGCCATCGTGGGCGACCTGTTCGTCGGCGATGCCATGAACAAGGTCGCTTCGGTGACGCTGACCGCCGACCTTTCGGTGAACGATCTCGACATCCAGACGAGCGGGGCATTCCTCGCAGAGGATGCGATGATGAACCCGACCGACATCACCGCGACCGGCTCGGTCAACGTGATGGCCGACACGATCGACGTCGGCGCGATCACCGCCGATACGATGGCGCTGATGAGCGCCGGGTTCATCATGACCGGCAATCTCACGAGCAACGCAGCGCTCTCGGTCGAGACGATCAATGCCGACCTGACGACCGGCGCGGTCCGCGTGCTCAACCCGAATGCGACGCTCACACTGACTGCGGGCGGCGCGACGAGCAGTGCGACAAGCGCGGGCCTGATGACCAATGGTGGCGACATCACGGTCAGCGCCGGTCAGAATATCTCGACAGGCAACATCGCAACGTCGCTGATGGGCACTCCGACGAGCGGCAATGTCACGCTCGATGCGACCAATGGCAACGTCACGACCGGTTTCGCCTCGGTCGGCGGCAACATGACCGTTGATGCGGCCGGTGCCGTCCTGATGAACGGCGCGTCAATCGCCGGGGCCCTTGCGATCGGAGACCCGATGGACAAGGTTGGTTCGGTCACCTTCACCGCCGACACGACTGCGGGCAGCGTCGACGTGCAGACGAGCGGCGCACTCGTGGCGAAAACCGGCGGTGGCTCGCCGCGGGCCATCACGTCGACGGCCGGCGACGTCAACGTCATGGCGGCGTCGATCAACACGGGAGCGATCAGCGCGACCGGCGGCGACGCGACCCTCATGGCGACCGGAGCGGTGACGACGACCTCGATCACCTCGACGACCGGCGCTATCGACGTCGACAGCACCGGTGGCGGCGCGCTCGACCTCGGCACGCTCGATGCCGCGACCACGATCGCGCTCGACACGACCGGCACGGTGACTGCGGACGGCACGACGGCGGGCGGCGCCCTGACGGTCGGCGCCCTGGCGCCCGTCGCGAGCGCGACCTTCACCGGCAACGTCTCGGCGGCGAGCGTGGACATCGACGCGGTAGGCGCGGTCCTGGCGCGGTCGGGATCCTCGACGCTGCGCACCATTACCGCGACCGCGGGCGACATCGACATCGATGCCGGCTCGGTGACGGGGGGTGCGCTCGCCGCGACCGACGACGTGTTCGTCGACGCAGGCGGCGCGGTCAGCCTCGCCTCGGCGCGGGCGGACAGCGATAGCAGCGGCGCAGGCAACCTGGTGATCGGCGCGACGACGCTGCCCTCCAGCCTGACGGTGACCGGCGCCTCGCAGGGCGTGGCGGTCGACCTCCAGGCTTCGGGCGCGGTCCAGCTGGGCACGGTGACCTCGACGAACGGCGTCGTCGACATCGACAGCACGGCGGGCTCGATCACGACGACCGGCATCTCGGCAACGGGCGGCGACGCCCTGCTCACCGCGGCGCAGAACGTCACCGCGACTGGTGCGATCGCCTCGACCACTGGGTCGGTGGACGTCGATGCCGTCGGCGGAGCGATCGCGGCCACCGCCGTGACCGCGAAGACCGACGTTCTTTTGACTTCGGCCGGCGATGTCACGACGACCGGCACGGTGACCGCGACGGATGGACTGATCGACGTCGACAGCACCGGCGGCGGTGCGCTGGTGCTGGGCCAGGCGCTGACCGGCGATGGCGCGGCGCTGCAGGCGGGCACCACGATCGCGCTCGACACGACCGGCACGGTGACTGCGGGCGGCACGACGGCGGGCGGCGCCCTGACGGTCGGAAGCCTGGCGCCCGTCGCCAGCGCGACCTTCACCGGCAACGTCTCGGCGGCGAGCGTGGACATCGACGCGGTAGGCGCGGTCCTGGCGCGGTCGGGATCCTCGACGCTGCGCACCATTACCGCGACCGCGGGCGACATCGACATCGATGCCGGCTCGGTGACGGGGGGTGCGCTCGCCGCGACCGACGACGTGTTCGTCGACGCAGGCGGCGCGGTCAGCCTCGCCTCGGCGCGGGCGGACAGCGATAGCAGCGGCGCAGGCAACCTGGTGATCGGCGCGACGACGCTGCCCTCCAGCCTGACGGTGACCGGCGCCTCGCAGGGCGTGGCGGTCGACCTCCAGGCTTCGGGCGCGGTCCAGCTGGGCACGGTGACCTCGACGAACGGCGTCGTCGACATCGACAGCACGGCGGGCTCGATCACAACGGCCGGGGTCTCGGCAACGGGCGGCGACGCCCTGCTCACCGCGGCGCAGAACGTCACCGCGACCGGTGCGATCACGTCGACCGGCAAGACCGACATCGACGCGACGAATGGCGCGATCGCGGTCACGTCGGTCGCGGCCGGCGGGAATGCGGAACTGACCGCGGGGACGACCGTCGTCGCGACCGGCCCGATCAGCGGCCGGCTGGTCGATATCGACGCTGTCGGAAACGTCACGCTGACCGCCGCCAGCTCGACCGCAGGCGTGGTCGACATCGACAGCACCGGCGGATCGATTTCGACGACCGGAATTACCGCTTTCGGAGGTGACGCCCTGCTCACCGCGGCGCAGAACGTCGTCGCCACCGGTGCGATCACGTCGACCGGCAAGACCGACATCGACGCCACCAACGGCGCGATCGCGGTCACCTCGGTTGCTGCCGGGGGGAACGCCGAACTGACCGCCAAGACCACAATTACGGCGACGGGTGCGATCAGCGGCCGGCTGGTGGACATCGATGCGGGCGGTAACGTCACGCTGACCACCGCAAGCTCGACCGCGGGTGTGGTCGATATCGACAGCACCGGCGGATCGATCTCGACCACCGGGGTCACCGCGGTCGGAGGTGGCGCGCTGCTTACCGCGGCGCAGAACGTCACCGCCACCGGTGCCATCAGCGGCAGCCTCGTGGACGTCGACGCGGGCGGCAACGTCACGCTGACCACCGCAAGCTCGACCGCAGGCGTGGTCGATATCGACAGCACCGGCGGCTCGATCGCGGCAACCGGAATCACGGCGACCGGCGGGAACGCGTTGCTTACCGCTTCGAGCACGATCACGACGACCGGCACCGTCCGGTCGACCGGAGCGATCGATATCGACAGTACGCGCGGTGGAAACCTGACGATCGGCTCCGCACTCACCACGCTTGCCACCCCGGCGCTCGAAGCCGGCACAACCATCGCGATCGACACGACCGGGGCCGTCACGGCCGGCGCCATCAAGGCAGGCGGTGCCCTGACGGTCGGATCCGCATCCATACCGACGTCGGTGACTTTCACCGGCCCGGTCACAGTGAACGGCATGACCGTGCGTACCGGCGGGACCTTCACCTCGCAGGCTGCGGTCAAAGTCGAAACCTCGGCCACGGTGACCGCGCGCGACGTCGTCATCGGGGCTGCGTTCGCCGCAACCGACGTGACGCTGCGGGCCGCTTCGAGCGGGACGGTTGCGCTCGGGTCCGGCACGGCAACCTTCTCGCTCAGCGATGCCGAACTCGACCGAGTGACGGCAATCACGCTGACGGTCGATGCCGGGGCGAACGCAGTCACCGTGACGGACGTCAGCCTGACCGGTGCCGCCGGATCGTCGCGGGTGAATGTTGCGACCACCGGTGCGATCACGTTCGGTGGCGACCTGACGGCGGACGGTGCGAACCGGGTCATCCGTCTGGGCGGAAGCGCTGTCAGCGGCGATGCCTCGGCGACGGGCCTTGCAAGCCAAATCTCCGGCGACATCAAGGACGTGACGATCAACGTCGGGTCGGCCACGCTCGATCTGCGAGGGAGGGACATCGCCTTCGGTCGAAGCGGCTTCCTGACCGACGTCAACGACCGCAACAGCCAGGATCTCGCGATCCTGTTCGTCGGCAACGCAGCGTCCTCGCTCTACAACGCGACGCTGCTCAGCCCGCTCGACGGCGATCGCGCGAGCGACCCGGTGTACCTGCGGGCAGGAAAGCTGTCGGTGGCCTATGCCAATTCGGCCCTGTTCCAGAACACCGGAGCCAACGGCAACGGCGCCACGACCAACAACGGCGTAATCATCGGTTCGACCGGCGGTGGCGGCATCCTGTCGCTCGACACGACGGATCCGACCAACACCTTTGCCCTGTTCGGCCAGATCAACAACCTGACCGGGCCGGCTGCGGCGGTGGCCGGACCGTCGGTGATCATCATCGACAACTCGGTCCAGCCGCAGTTCTCGCGGGTCAACGGGTGTCTGATCAGCAGCGGTGCGGGATGCCTCAACACGGTCATCGGCGCGGTCCAGCTCTCGCTGCCACGCGAGAACGTCAACCTGCTGTCGGGCGACGGCAGCGTGCTCGTTCCCTTCGATCCGCTCGTGGGAACGAACAACGAGGGCCTGTTCTCCGATGCGGTGTCGGATGACGAGAACCTTGACTGCCCGCGCGACGAAAAGGGTGTCTGCGTCGAGCGCCAGGGAGGCAACTGA